Genomic window (Phragmites australis chromosome 21, lpPhrAust1.1, whole genome shotgun sequence):
TCTACCTCATGGGTGACATATACTGAGAAAAGCGGTGACGTGGAGTCCTCCTCTGTTGTGAAATGTCATCTTCTGTGTAAATGGTCTGCGCAGTAGTCCTGCTATCTGTAAATGTGAAAGCGCCCCATAATTTATGCATGCTGCGTGTAAGTGTGAGGTCGCATTGTCCTTGTCGTCTACCTCATGGGTCACATATACTGAGAAAAGCCTGATAGTTTCATTTATCATCATTTCATGCTGTTGTATGTGTGGTACGAGATGGCTTTTAATGAATAATGCCAATTCGATTTACCTTACTGAATATGAATTTTACTTGTCTCGCCTGATAGTTTCATGTATCATCACTTCATGTTTTTAATGCCATTTACGGAACACAGTGGACACAAAAACAcaacaaccaaaaaaaaatcgacATTTTACTGACCTTGAgttgttcacaaatattttttattttccttttatttgtctcttatttttttctcaactcatcagcactagaataggaattagTGTACAATTTtgcttaagtttgatgtaaggggtggcggctacAGACACATGCGCGTGTTTCGAAAACTGGGCAGAAACTTTCGGgagtgagaactcaatctttcaagggATTTTTGGCCCcgaaaaattctccaaacccGACAAAGTCGGGGGGAAACGAatataactttttctgtagatgtccgtagaaaaaaaatgtcaaaatcagagctcgtatgcaaaagttatgcccgttttaccgaaggcactccaagtcacctatcaaattgcactttatgggtgtcataattatttatttactaTACTTATATGTCGTTTTCCTCCATTACTATTGATCATGCTCTGCCAAGCCTGCCTAAGAACCTCAGCCAAGTCTGTAGATGTGTTGCTGTGatgaatgcaaaataagtgaattgattgatgtgaaCAATTGTGATAGTTGATGACGACCAAACatcaaatagccattcaaaccaACGAACAAGGGCCTACAAACTATATCTTCTAAGTTCAGAGCCTTGCATTACTGATAGCAAGGCATAAAGATCTTATCTACTACACTGACAAAGTGGCCTCGTAATTACAAATAGTACCAAGGACCTTCAAAGGCCAATACAAGTAACAATACATAACCTAAGCATAAAGCACAACGGTGCACCACTTATTACTCCATGAAGATTAGGACACCAACACAGACACATACAACAATCACCGTTTTATTGAAAGCGGAGATGTAGCAGATAGCTGATACTGCAGACCACAAAGGAAGGCTTACTCGTCACTGTAAATTGGGAATATTATAAGTCATTTAGCTGTACATGCTTAATCAGTAACACAATATGATAAACAATAAGCTaccttgccttttctttttttgcagagaacaaTTCCTTGCGAGCAGCCCTTGATCTTTTACCTAGAAGACTTCTGcattacaaaaataaatcaataaaCTACCCACACAATAGTCTACttcattataaaaatacattattAGTCTCCACGCCTCTTCAAATATGGGGAGCTATATTACAATTATTTATTCTAATGATTTGTACATTGTTACTTATGTAATTAGAGGAACATAGCATGTAGCCATGACAAACATAACATAGAGGACAAAGGTACATACCCAGGCTTGTCATGAGCACTAGAAAGAACCTCCTTTCCCTTGGTTGATGAGTTTTTTCCAGTGGTAACTGTGTGAGTTTCATGAGGTGGTGTGGAGCCCCCTTCTGGATCTATGGGGGCTTCAGTTAAGCTAAAAGCACTATTTTTAGTTTCTTTACCATAGGTAGTGCTTGCTGTCCCTATTGCAGACTTAACGCTAGGGTCCTTTGGAGGTTCACGACCAGTGGCATCAGCCCCACTGTGTTGGTCCCCAGCAAACACCTTCCTAGCATGAAAACATAGCTGCCCAGTTCTAAAGGTTTGCTCACTGATAACCACTTGAAACACATACCTCCTGCCAACAAGACTGCGGAGGGGCGTAGGCAGTAAGATCTGATTGGATGAGCTTTCTTCCACAAGTTCATCGGCAGTCCGCCGCACAACCTGCTCAACTACACCTCCGAACAGAAATATTTTTGCGCGACCAGTGCTGTCCTTAATCACCACATTTAGCTTGTAGCTGTGTTGTGAATATAAGGCACGTTAGGAATAATTTACAAGTTGGGAAATTTGAAGGGGAAGCCATGTGAAATAGTAGGTACCTGGGAATCATCATTGGCTTCGTTTCATCACAGTTAGTACATTCAAAGCCTTCGAAAGTTGCTTTCAGTCCCCTTTTGCAAGTACTGCATCCTTTGTACCACCAACCATTTGAAACATCGATTTCCTTTATCTTTGCATCACAAGTAAAACATACATCCTAGTACACAATGGAGACTAAATTTCAGTACTATGACATAACAGTTGCACATAGAACATATCTGAGAAACAGAAAATACATCAGTGTCATGAGGATCCAAGGAGAGGAGCTCTGATACAGTCTTCCTATTAGAAATTGCCTTGTCAATATCACCTGCTGCTGCATCACTATCCCCTGGTAGGAACAGAACTTCGGAACCTCTTCCCTGTAGGCTAAGGACAAAATAAAGTACACCTTCAACCACACTTGCATGCAGAATTTAACCAAggaaaataaatgatatatacaGCAGCTAACCTAGCACGGAAAGCATTAACTTCAGGAATATCAATGTTCATATACCATTTTGTTGCAGCACCACTCCCACAGGTTGTAGCACCTATTTTGGCATTCAGGTAAGCCCATTACAACAATAGCTGGACATAGGATTTATTATTGATGGCCAGCATGGGATAAACTAACACTCACCTAAGTATTGCCTCACTTTCATCCCAGCAAAAATGATTACAACTGGTTCATCTTTACCGATGGTTTCAATAAGGAACTCATCCTCAAAAGATGTTGCATGTTCACCCCACAAAGTTATTGATAAAAGCTGATCGCTGCAATATTATGTACCCTAAGTATacaataatttcaaaaatattataaattagTAGGAAGAAACCTTAAATCACGTAGTTCTACTGATTGCCTAATAGAAGGGCCATTTAGACCGCTAAATTGCACCACTGGATGGATAACTGTAAGCTGTCCAATAACATCTGTTCAATATTTCATAACCGTGTCATCATATTATACTATACGACTTCGATAAATAGACAGTCAAAGCATGAAACGAAAATTATGGATGGTGCGTACCTACTAAACCATGGTCGTTCCTTGCTCTGCGATCTAAGCCCTCAAAGtccacaaaattaaaaatatagagtGGAAGATTGTTGGATAACTCAGTAGGTACCTCCTCCACAACAGTCCATAGTGTAAAAAAGATTGTGTGTGTGTTGGGCACAGCATTGAACTTCTTTGCTTGCCTACTAACTTGGAATTTTTTAATCATATAAGATCGTCCTTCCACCAAAGTTTTAGCAAATTTGTTAAGGTCCTTCTGCCCAATGCAAGCTGTGATACCTACACCCTGATGTACAGAAATTCAAAGTTCACAACTATTAAGCAAAAATAATGCATGTGTCAAATGGTATACCTCTTCATCAACCAGAGCAAGTTTCATAGCAGTAAAATCTTTCCCCTTAGAAGTCCCAGATAGCTGCCACATCCTAGCAACTCTAACCTTGATGCACCAATTGTGCCTTGTTGGATTAATTTGTGATAGTAAGCTGTACTCCATCTATTGTCGGTTCAACTAGAGagggaagaaaataaaaggatgtCAAATAGAGCATTATATTTTGCAGTAGATAACAAATTATAGGTTGAATAGTATTGacatttgacaaaaaaaattaccaaaGGGACTGAAGAATTTCTTTAAAAATAATGTTTTGGGTCACATTGGAGTTATGGtctgcatcatcatcaattAGAACCCTGAGGCCATTTCTAGATGTCACACGTGATATAGCAACATAGAGTTGTCCATGAGAAAAAACTGGATGTGGCAAGTAGAGGCCAACATTCTGCAAAGTTTGTCCTTAGCTCTCATTTATGGTCATTGCATAACACAATCGAACTGGAAATTGTCGTCTACTAAGCACAAATGGCCATTTAGTGCTTGACACATGCAAGGCAATTCGAGGAAGGAGTACTTTGTCACCAACATGTGATCCAGTTATTATTTGAGCCTCCAATACCCGATCTCCTAACTGTGTTATTATAAGACGTGTACCATTGCAAAGGCCAGCACTCTTATTTAAATTGCGTAGTAGCACTACAGGTGAACCAACCTTGAGCATAAGTTTATGAGGAGGGATACCTTTGAACTGTAGAGAGTTTAGGAACTCAACTGGGTAAAGTAAGTCCAAATTATCGTGTTCCTTTGAGGATTCAACCAAAGTATCTGAACTGAGGTATACCTTTTCATGTCCTGGGATTAAAAAAAGAACACGGCTATTAATTTCATCAATGGTATCATTTTTTGGAGCAATGATAGCCCTTTCCCTTAGATAGGTTGGGTCGGCATATGATGTCTCTAAGTTGGGGTAAGTAGATCTTATAATATTATCAACAGCAGAGTCTAATTTCGGAACTAAGATGTCGCGTGGTATCACAATCAACTCAGAGTCCCCATCATCAGCGTGAGCAGTCCCTTTTGCAGTCCCATCCCCAATACTCAACACCCAGTAACTAAAGTCTTTCACCTGTTCAATTGGTAAACCACTATCTGCCATCCCAAGTAAGCGCATGTTGATGGTAAGCTTTAGGATCTTAACATGACTCCATAGGTACGAGTTAGTTATACATGCATCGACTGCGTCTACTCTAGTGCCACTCTCAACCACAGGTAGTACTTGGCGGAAATCTCCACCAAGTAACACTGTCTTCCCACCAAACACCTGGTGATACCTTGAACAGTCCATTTGACCAAGGATGTCACGCATCCTACGATCTAATGATTCAAAACAATGCCGGTGAGTCATTGGGGCCTCATCCCATATAATCAAAGAACTCTCTACAGCAAGAGGGAGGCAACCCCTGATGACGCTACAGCAAGGACGATAAGCTTTTCTGATTGCAATTGTGAAATAATTGTATTCCAAAGAAATGTTTTCCCAGTACCACCGTACCCATATACAAAAAAACATTGACCTATTTTTTCGTAAACTGAGTGTATGATGGCATCATATATATGTCTCTGTTCAAAGTTTAGTTGGTTGATGAGGGTATCATGCATATGTAAAAGCTTTGCAGAGTCGTAAGCCAGCTCCTTAGCTAACAATCTATTTTTCACCTTGTTACAAAGATTTAGATCAGGCTTTGGTAAACCATGATCAGTCATTGAAGCACCATTCCTAACAAACAAATTATCAAGCTCTACCAAAACATGATTTCTAAGATGTTCTGCAGGCACTTTATAGCAAGGCAATTGTACCatctttttaattttgtgtTGTATATCATCGGTGATATAAGTATAGAACTCAGTGAACAAAGAGGCTCCATCACaaacagagaaaaaaagaattagTAGCAAGTAACTGTCACATTTGAGTAGCTGATGCCCACACTGATGCTTCCTTAAGAGCCTCACGCCACTCATTATCGTCACCAAGAAGACCAATAGCCTGACATGCATCCTTAAATGTTGGGTACAGAACACCACTAATTGTTTGAAGGTCCTCATAAGACGTAGCACCCTTGGCAACATTCAGAAGCATACGAAGGTAGTAAAGCTCACCACAACTAGGATTGATATATATAGccctccaattttttttaggtcccttatcactactacaaaaattatttttagaggcgggtggtaacttgtttttacaggcgtttagtgcatccgcctgcgatcgaaggcctgtagaaatgaatgatttccACATGCGCAAAaatgaccgcctgtggaaatctattatcacaggcggttcacttaagggaccgcttgtgaaaatagttttccacaggcggttccttaagcagaccgatttccacaggcggttccttaagcggcccgcctgtggaaattgatttccacatgcggattcttaagcggaccgcctgcgATAGTCGGtcactcaatcgatattttttgaaccgaaaaaaagcaaaaaaataaattttggaccgaccaggaaccccacgtggtcgcaagtcacaagtcacgcgtttttttcgcgcgaaatacgcgcgctacacgatttttggcactcgaactcgaaacctgcCGGGTCGCGCGatccctccccaccatcacaccagagaacgactactgaacatatgagcatatgtaattcttttgatatctgcaatccgacactttaaataattatttgggcatctaaatgacttcaaatgaaaaacttttcaactacaaagttgtagatcccgtcgagggctacaattttcatataaactttgtcctcatccgacttcgtataaaaaagttatgaatttttgaagataagctgttacccattttcacaggcggttccttaatgtggtcatttctacaggcggttcacataaggaaccgcctgtggaaataggtGATAgattatcttcaaaaattcataactttttcatatgaggTCGGATGAGTACAAAGTTTATATggaaattgtagccctcgacgagatctacaactttgtagttgaaaagtttttcatttgaagtcatttagattctcaaataatcatttgaaacttcaaatgattatttagatatctaaatgacttcaaataaaaaattatcgactataaagttgtagatctcatcgagagctacaattttcatatagaattttttctcatccgacttcatatacaaaagttatgaattttttaatggatggtcatttctagaggcggttcacataagaaactacATGTGGAAATGACCATTTTTACAGGCgattcacataaagaaccgcctatgaaaatatatttccacaggtggtccGTAACTGCAGGAGGCCCTTGCCAATTGTTCAggcggtttttcaaataaactgCCCGTAGAAAATTACCCTaagtgtctcgaaaaatagtttttgtagtagtataTGCGAATGCCATACCTTATCCTTTTTATTCTAAACCCACTTTGTTGGGAATTCTATGTATGTTAACTCTCGAGTAGTTGGGAACATCCTATTAGCAGAAAACCACTCAGTCAATGTTGTCTGCGTGTAACGAGGGTCATCTACGATATCAACCAGTGGCCTTTTAGCTAGGTACGCAACGCTATTCATCAAAGGGAGATGCACATCTAACCTCTCCACCGCTGGCATCCTATAGTGGATATCAAATTCGAACATACGTCAGATAGCCTCATGTGAAGATAAATAACGACAATCAATTTATTCCCGAACCTCATCGACATCTTCATGCTGTATCTGTGCATCTAATGGATGGGCACCAAGACTGCTATTGATAACCTCACCATGTGAATCTCTATGAAGAACGTCGGCTCCAAAGGATTCAATGATGGCTCTAGCGCGATCTGGGCCTTTCTTAATATACTTAAATAGGTACTTGAGGTGTGTTTTATTGCACCACTCCACATTTATATGGGCTCTAAACCGTTTTAACAACGCTAAATTGTATGGGACAACCCATCCATTGTCAAGTTTAACCCCATATCGCTCGATAAAATGCCCAGCCTCAGTACTATACTGCACAAAGCCATCCTCACCAACAATTGTGTTTGGTTCATAACCCTTAGGGAAGAATTTTGAGCACTTATTGTTTTTCATGCATGGGCATTTTTGGTTCAGCTCTCCACAAGGGCCATGCACCATAAATTCATCAACAAGGCTATAACCCAAAGGATCAGATAATTTATCCGGTACCTCCGCACATATTATTGAGTCAATAAAGGAGGCGTGGGGGTCTTTGGTATTACCTTCAAGCCAAACCAAAATATGAACGTGAGGCAAACCACGCTTTTGAAATTAGACGATATAGAGAACTGAAACAAAATAGCAATAACAATATTAAGAAATCACCCACATAAACCTAATGCCCTACTTTCTTGTATTGGTGCATGTTTTTTGCAGAGTGGACAATTACTAAATGCTTCGTAATGACTATTTTTCCAAATAAGAACGACATATGGCAAAAACTTAATAATCGTACTTGCTTGTGCCTTCCCAAAATAAGCACCTTTCTTCAACTCATAAACAAGCTCCTCGACCTTTAATTTGAAGACTCGAGCAACTAGGTCAGGTCTAGCGTCAGGTCTTTGCCCTAGAACAAATGTAAGAGCATCAACTATTTCCTGCCACTTTGGATTACAGGTAAAAGTAATAAATAGGTCCGGAGGTCCATAGAATCGACAAATCGCCATTGCATCTTGATAGTTCTGTACCATGTACCTTTTACTTCCTGTAAAGCTAGCGGGTAAAATAACTTTTTCCCAATGTTATTCCCATCAACATCACCCTTGTGCAGTGCATCTGCAATGCCCTTGTACAACTCGGACCTTAAGTTTTTATTGTTTTTCGTTATGAATCTAAGCCTGTTCTCCTCCACTGATGCAAAAGCGTCAACAACATATTGCTGGAATAGTCGGTCACCACATATTAGTGTTGTTGCCTCGCATCTACATTGTTGTAACCGGAAAGAATAGTATTCGAGCATTGTAACCTCATATCTAACTCTAACCCGCAAGATTCCTGACCGATGGTATTTAATCCCTAACTTGAATCCTTGCTCCCCATAAGGGAACAAAATTGGGTATTGTAAGGCCATATAGTTCGCATGAAGGTTGCTAATTCTTCTAAGCCCACCACCTTTTTCTTGAATAATTATGTCAggactcttcttctcctccgaGAAATCCCCTACTATTAAAGCAGCTATCTCCGATCCTGTCGGTGCAATATACTGAGGTGCAGACTTGGACCTATCGTGCAATAGCCTAAGGCGCAAAGTTTGGCATTGGCTCTGTCCCAATAGGTCCCTAGCCACCCTAAATAATTTTACCAACTCATTTGATTCGTCAAACATCCTTAGCAAGccctcaacaatttttttatcaactcCGTTATCATTATCACAATCCCTGTCTCTCTCAAAAATTGATATTCGATTATGGACCtcattttcagtataaaaaatatagagttGTGCATACACTGGGGGCTTACCATCATCTGATAGCAAAGATCCAATTCGATGATAGACATGGCCATTAATTTTAAATACATATGGCCCAGGACCCTTGTTTATACCGGTGTTAATTTTAGCACCGAGTGATGTAAAAGCAAACATCGAATTATATGATCGAATAGACTTAATGAAGTATTTAGATAAAACATCACCGTTTGGATTCAACAACCTGGCCAAAAATGGAGGATCTTTTTGAAATGGCAACCTAACCTTACCTCCCCTACAACAAAGATGAAAACGAATACAATTGCCTTCACCTGAATATGATCTTTTCACACGTTCTTGGTACCAAAATTGTGCACCATAGTACTAGCATTCATGTGCAGGAGGGCTGTAGTATGAAGTCACGGGTGAAAGATATACTGCAGAGGAAACAAACCACTAGATAACTTACAAATTTATTTAGTCAGAATATTGGCATGCATCTATCTACTAATCTTAACACATCTGCTATTACCTGGTTTTTTTGGCTGGACAGCACAATTTCCTACATAAGGAATCAACACTCACATGTTAATGAATAAGTATTGTAATCTCTGGGCATCCATAATTATAAATTGAGCACAAAGAGGTACACAATTCAGCTTTTTTCATTGCCTGTCTTATGGATCTCCGAAGTTCCTGCCTCTCACGTGTCGTTCCCCCACCTGTagctagagatgaaaaaaaaaataaagccaGTATAACCAGACAAAGCAACTGAAAACGATACTCTTAGGAAACGAGAATAAAAATgcgaaataaaatatatttttctatatatGCATACACTTTATTTTCAGgtatttaatataattaatatgCTGCATGAGCATAGCGCGGCATAAGTATAGAGTATCCATGGGTATTCCACAGAAAATACTctgacttaaaaaaaaattaaataatacaatGAAAAGACAGAAAGGTAGGTAAGGACACCTAGCTCTGCAGCTGCTCCTTAGCCATGCTGCCTCTTCCTTGGCCAACTAGAGGAAGGTGCTCCCTTCATACGATATTCCTGTACCTGTGGATATCAGACTACAAAAATTACCTCTAAAAAGTAATCTCAAGGAGAGATGTTGAAAGAAAAATGTGGTAAAAGAAAACGCCAGAAGGACTCAaggaaaataataaaacaaaaatagcaaaaaaGACTTTAAATTAATATAGTGGTCACAGTAAGCCATGCATGTAAGTGGCTTCTGCCTGCAGATCACTACAAATCATGTCCACAAAATATGTCTTTTCGGCCCAGAACCATTTATTAAGTCCATAGTCTCAGGGACTTATTCTTATATTAAAATCAATCATTCCTACAAAACCACAACAGAGGCTTATCCTATCGATATGAGGAGTAACTTCTTATCATATCATCAGTTGGTCTTAGTAAATTTTATTGGACGGTGAAAATTTTGCTAGCGTAAACAATAATTGTATATCATGGTACGGCGAGAAGCGCACCGTCTAGCAGGACTGTGTGAACCTCACAACTAGGTAACTCTGGTAGCTTAAGTATGCACTATATCAAGCATACAAGGTACGAACTGGATGAAAGGTGCGATGGAATGAAGGTAGCATCATGCTTATATAGCCAAGAGAAGCACCATGATGTGCATATACCGCCAGGAACAATATTATAAAAGATAAAAGTCAGTAAGTGATGTGATATGAAGCAGCACTAGATGTAGCAATTTGATGTGACATGACGGAACACTGGATACATCAATTGATAGCAAATGTGGGATGGGATGTTTCACACTGCCTATAAATTGTACGAATCTTTAATACCGATAACACTAAAATGATTGGTTGAATGGACAAAGCTATAAACTGAATCTATCATGGGGCCATTAATTATTACTAATAGAACTGACTAACCAGTAGTAGTATGTACTATTAGTTTGTGATTTCCTCATATATCTTAAAGGACTGTGATGAATATTATAGGGCTAAATTACACTATTCTAAAATTGCTGCTTGTCAAAATCGAAGCCATAATTACCGTCTACTAATATTTGCATATGTCCTAGATTTCTTATGTGTGTTTTCATACAAGGAAAGGAATTAGTATTAACGCAAATTATATCGAGATCCGCAATTATCTGTAATGACTAATCGCAATTATCTGTAATGACTAATAAACATCGCCTTTAGCTTTCACGAGTTGCGAGGTAGTAAAAAAATGGCACCTTTTGGAAGAGATGAGGTACATCCAGTGTAAATTGTTTGGCCGCATCATACGCAGTAAATTGATGAACACCTCAATTTACTAAGTCAATTTACTGTCTATGTGCCTCTCACACGGCTTGTAAATTGATGGGACACACATTCAATTTACACATTTAATTGATGGGATGTTTCACGTAGCTTGTAAATTGTAAATGTGATCATTCATGTCAATCTATAGCATCTTCAGAACAACAGCATGTTAGGAAGAACGATACAAATTATGAATAGACTGAAATTAATGTGAGGTGATGCAACGCTGTCTTGTCAAACGCTATGTCATCAACTcgtaaaagataaaaaattgtTGAGGCCGCAAAATCGGCAGCACCGCACACATCACATTAGACGGCTCGAAAAATAAGGCAGACGTGGCCACACCGAGAGGCCGCAAAATCAGCGCGGCATGTT
Coding sequences:
- the LOC133903162 gene encoding replication protein A 70 kDa DNA-binding subunit C-like, with amino-acid sequence MEYSLLSQINPTRHNWCIKVRVARMWQLSGTSKGKDFTAMKLALVDEEGVGITACIGQKDLNKFAKTLVEGRSYMIKKFQVSRQAKKFNAVPNTHTIFFTLWTVVEEVPTELSNNLPLYIFNFVDFEGLDRRARNDHGLVDVIGQLTVIHPVVQFSGLNGPSIRQSVELRDLSDQLLSITLWGEHATSFEDEFLIETIGKDEPVVIIFAGMKVRQYLGATTCGSGAATKWYMNIDIPEVNAFRASLQGRGSEVLFLPGDSDAAAGDIDKAISNRKTVSELLSLDPHDTDDVCFTCDAKIKEIDVSNGWWYKGCSTCKRGLKATFEGFECTNCDETKPMMIPSYKLNVVIKDSTGRAKIFLFGGVVEQVVRRTADELVEESSSNQILLPTPLRSLVGRRYVFQVVISEQTFRTGQLCFHARKVFAGDQHSGADATGREPPKDPSVKSAIGTASTTYGKETKNSAFSLTEAPIDPEGGSTPPHETHTVTTGKNSSTKGKEVLSSAHDKPGSLLGKRSRAARKELFSAKKEKASDE